From Quercus robur chromosome 8, dhQueRobu3.1, whole genome shotgun sequence:
GTCAATTAGGCTCGCCGTCGCCGCCAAATCAGCTCGCCGTCGCCGCCAAATCGTTGCCTTTGCTTTTGCTCGCCATCACCTTTGCTTTTGCTCGCCGTCGCCTTTGCTTTTGCTCGCCGTCGCTTATGCTTGCCGTCGCTGCCGAATCGGTTCGCTGTCTTATTTGCTTGCTCGTCGTCGCTTTTGTTTGCCATCGTCACTTTTGCTTGCGTCGTTTTTGCTCGCCGTCGCCGCTTTTGCTTGCCGTCGTCGCTTTTGCTGCTTGCCGTCGTTGCTTTTGCTGCTTGCTTGCGTCGCTTTTGTCGTCGTCACTTTCGCCGTCGTCGCTTTTGCTTGATTGTCGTCGCCGATCAAACCCCAGCGACGTTTCAGCTCCCAGCCACATCGACGCTTCGCCTTCCCTTTGCCGATTCAGCTCCCAGCGACCCTTCGGCTTCCACTTCCAACCAGTGACCCTTCACCTTCCCTTCactgattcaattttttttttttttaactacttCAAGTAAGAGACTcctgaaattatatttatttattgcttttcttttttggtttctgAGCATTGGTACATAAGGAACGTTTCATTTGATATACAAGTTTTACTATAGTTTCACTTCAAATACATGTTGCACTGGGGTTGCTTTCATATGCACTTTTGGCAAGTGTTGAGGGGAGTCATGTTTAGACACTCCTTTAGGAAATTTGGGCTCTGGGGCTTGTTTAATGTCAATATTATTCCCAAGAATTAGGCTAGAAATTTAAGTATATTTACAAATGAATATGGGAATAAGAGAAGCAGTGCATTTTAGAAAAGGAAACAGATATGCTTTTATTCTAACAAATTTGGAACCATCAGTGATTTGTGTGTGTGGAGGGGTAGGTAACCgtcaaaattttaattggcTCTTAACTACAACATTCAAGATAGTTATGAAAGATTGGATTTTATGAGATTAATTCTTTTGTTGCTCTAATCATAAAGAAATTGGAATATAATGGTTAATATCTTAGAATTATGATATGTTAATATACACATTTATTTGTTGCAGGGAACATCTTTGCTTTTGGGCTGTTTGTATCACCTATGTAAGTTTCATACCTGAATAGTCTTCCTATTTTATAAGACTTTTAACAGAAGAAAGAGGAGCATatagattatattatatttcatcCCTTAACTAGTTTTTTTGGTTTCTGAGCATTGCTTTTCATCAAAATTCCATGTTTTGCAGGAAATTTGGGGTTCCTTTTTTGGTTCAAGATGTTAGGATGTTTGGGGAATCCTCATTTTGTACAGAGAAAAGTCAAGGCTTGTTGATAGGTAAAAGTTACCCTTTAATTGTGAGAAGTTTCTGGcactattttctatttattgCTATTAGTACTTGGAaaatgtaaatttcaaaattttacataGCCCTCTATTTGCTATGATATGTTGTAGTTGAGCTGTATGTCTTGTAATTTAGGAAACTAAATGAACAATGGACAATTGTTTGGTATATTATCTAGTAAAAGGCTTTCATCTCAACCAAATAGAGGGCTAGGCAGTAGATTTGCTTGTGTGTGCCTCTTTGGTTAGGTTCTTTTTTATTATGTGGATGCTTGTGATTTGTTAGGTTCTTTTCACaggtataattttttctttcttattgttTCTAGTAGTTGTATCATTTTCAAGATTGAAGGACTTAtaaatttaagttttcttttgcAGGCTAAATACACATTATTTGCAATaactttggatttctttttctgaaagttgtaagcttagcttgagcaaagtaagtaaattctagttaaaaacttataaaattttatatttgtgatgttggaaattggatttgtgatggtatgttgtgttggagcaagcgggtggcttgcatggtgttataaggtggtttaaatacatattgggagtgttttacATTCTTTTGAATTATGATTGGGTATTATTGATTAGATGTAATGAATAGTAGAAtttaatacttgtaagcattatagttgtgatgtttgtatttggttttcttGTGGATTATTGGTttgaatgagtattgttgattagatgtgatgaatagtattttatttgatttaaatacctataaaattttatatttgtgatgttggaaattggatttgtggtggtatgttgtgttggagcaagcgggtggcttgcatggtgttataaggtggtttaaatacatattgggagtgttttacattcttttgaattatgattgggtattgttgattagatgtaaTGAATAGTAGAAtttaatacttgtaagcattatagttgtgatgtttgtatttggttttcttGTGGATTATTGGTttgaatgagtattgttgattagatgtgatgaatagtattttatttgatttaaatacctataaaattttatatttgtaatgttagaaattggatttgtgatggtatgttgtgttggagcaagcgggtggcttgcatggtgttataaggtggtttaaatacatattgggagtgttttacattcttttgaattatgattgggtattgttgattagatgtaaTGAATAGTAGAAtttaatacttgtaagcattatagttgtgatgtttgtatttggttttcttGTGGATTATTGGTttgaatgagtattgttgattaaatgtgatgaatagtattttatttgatttaaatacctataaaattttatatttgtaatgttagaaattggatttgtggtggtacgttgtgttggagcaagcgggtggcttgcatggtattataaggtggtttaaatacatattaggAGTGTTTTACATTCTTTTGAATTATGATTgggtattgttgattagatgtgatgaatagtaaATTTCgatacttgtaagcattatagttgtgatgtttgtgtttggttttctTGTGGATTGTTGGTTTGAATGaatattgttgattagatgtgatgaatagtattttatttgatttaaatatttgtaaaactctatatttgtgatgttggaaattggatttgtggtggtatgttgtgttggagcaagcgggtggcttgcatggtgttataaggtggtttaaatatatattgggagtgttttacattcttttgaattatgattgggtattgttgattagatgtaaTGAATAGTAGATTTCAATACTTATAAGCATTATAGTTGtgatgtttgtgtttggttttctTGTGGATTGTTGGTttgaatgagtattgttgattagatgtgatgaatagtattttatttgatttaaatacctataaaattttatatttgtgatgttggaaattggatttgtggtggtatgttgtgttggagcaagcgggtggcttgcatggtgttataaggtggtttaaatacatattggaAGTGTTTTACATTCTTTTGAATTATGATTgggtattgttgattagatgtaaTGAATAGTAGATTTCAATACTTATAAGCATTATAGTTGtgatgtttgtgtttggttttctTGTGAATTGTTGGTTTGTTATTCTTATTTTACCTAAGTAGCTTATAGACTTAGATGTTAGAATACATTATGCATGAGTTGtccttattttgctaaaatagCATTCATCTTGCAATTGTAGTCAAACATGGATAAAAGTTGGATGACAATGGGTAAGACACCTGATGGCAGATTAAGTCGTCCATATATTGAAGGGGTCaatgcatttattaattttgcaaAGGCAGTTGTGGACTTGAGTGGTAATATTCCGTGTCCGTGTATTCACTGTGTGAATTGCTATCGACAATCTCTTCATACTGTGCGTATCCATTTGCTTCATCGTGGGATTATGCAATCTTACATTAATTGGCATAATCATGGAGAATCTCGTGTATTGAACGAGAACATTCATGATAATGAAATGTCGGATGGTGATCATATGGATGGTATCGATGCCTTGGTAGGTGATCGAATTAGAGGGGAACCGAGGAATGTAATCGAAGATGAGGAGGTGCATCATTTTGacaaacttgaggaagatgcaAAGCGTAAGTTGTATCCGGGTTGCACTGATTATAGTATCTTGAAGTTTGTTATTGAGATGTTGAATGTAAAGGTAATGACCAACTTGAGTAATAAGGGACTTGATATGATGCTAGAATTGTTGACAAAGGTTTTACCGAAAGGTAACTTGATTCCAAGGTCAACTTATGAAGCAAAGAAGATATTACGTGACTTGGGCATGTCATACGAGCATATAGATGCATGCAAAAATGATTGTGCACTATtttggaaggaaaatgaaaaccttGATAAATGCCCGGTGTGTGAGGCGCCTAGGTACAAGGATACACGTGCCCAAGGTAAGAAGATTTCTCATAAGGTATTGCGTTACTTCCCGTTGACACCGAGACTGAGGAGATTGTACATGTCAAGCCAAAGAGCTAAGGACATGAGATGGTATATAGACAAACGTGTGGATGATGGGATAATGAGGCATCCAGCTGATAATGAGGAGTGGAAGGAGTTTGATTTGCAATATCCTGATTTTGCCCTCGAACCTCGCAATGTAAGGTTGGGGTTGGCTACAGATGGATTTAACCCTTTTGGGAATATAAACAACAACTATAGTATGTGGCCTGTCATACTTATCCCCTATAACCTACCGCCTTGGCTGGTTATGAAAGAGCCATATTTTATGTTGTCTTTGCTTATTCTTGGTCCTCATCAACCGGGAAATGAAATTGATATTTACTTGAAACCATTGGTTGATGAGTTGAAGGAGTTGTGGGAAGAAGGTGTAGAAACGTATGATGCTTATAGTAAAGAGCATTTCTAGATGCGTGCAACTTTGTTGTGGACAATACATGATTATCCTGGATTTGGTAACGTGTCCGTGTGGAGGACAAAGGGTTATCATTCTTGTTACACTTGCAATGATGAACCATATTCAGAAGGTTTGGAAAGTAAAATTGGATTCATTAACCATCGAGCTTATTTGCCTATGGAACATCGTTAGAGACATAGTCGGTTGCATAATGGTTTACCAAAGAAACAGAAGAGATCTTTAGAGTTACAAGTGGGAAAGATACAAGAGCAGCTAGATAGAAtgccaaatataattttaggaaagCATCCAAGTAACAAGAAGAGACAACTCATTGGGGAGCCAAATTGGTCAAAGGTAAGTATTTTGTATAAGCTTccatattggaaaaataagaagctTAAGCACAACATTGATGTTATGCATGTGGAGAAGAACATTAGTGAGAATACTTATGGTACTTTGTTGGGCATTGAGGGGAAAAACAAGGACACTGACAAGGCACGGATAGACTTGCAAAATATGAACTTCAGGCACACGTTGCATTTGAAACAAGGTCCTGATGGATCATATGACAAGCCTCAGGCTTTCTTTTCATTAAGCCCCAATGAAAGGGATGGTTTTTATGACTTTTTGAAATCAGTCAAGTATCTAGATGGCTATGCAGCCAACATATCAAGGTCAGTGAATGCAAAAAATGGTAGATTATCTGGTTTGAAAAGCCACGACTGTCATGTGCTACTACAACGAATTCTTCCAATTGGGTTGCGAGGGTTTGCAGATAAGGACATTAGTATTGTATTGTTTGAGTTGGGAAACTTCTTCCAAGACTTATGCTCAAGGACCCTAAAACGGAGTGAATTAGAGAAACTAGAAGAACGTATAGTTCTTATACTATGCAAGCTTGAAAGGTTCTTTCCTCCAGCATTCTTTGATGTTATGGTCCACCTTGCTATTTATTTGCCTCGAGAAGCAATTCTAGGAGGCCCGGTACAATATCGGTGGATGTATCCAATTGAAAGGTAATTAGATCATTTGATGCATTCAACAATTGTATCTTTCCCACGTGGTATAAAATCACATATTGTGCGTATTTTTTCCTCGTAGGTAccttggaaaattgaaaagatacGTTTCCAACCGAGCTCGACCAGAAGGTTCGATTGCAGAGGCTTACATTCTTAAAGAATGTATTAACAACTGGTCTTTGTATATTGATGGGATCGAAACTGTACATAACcgaagagaaagaaatgaagattTTGGTGAATCTAGCGAAGGATTGGTAGTTTTTTCACAGACTGCCCGACCTACAGGTGGTAGGCGGAATGATGGCGACTTGTCTCGTGCATTGCTTGTCACTGCTCATTGGTACTTGTTGTACAATAGTCCTGAACTAGAGCCTTATTTAAAGTATGTGATTTCATatgcatatattgtttgatcaagttttgAATATTATCTACAATGCTTAACTGAAAGTAAATCACCTTATTTTTAACAGCGAACATAAAAGTACATTGCATAATCCTACTGGAGAAGCCATAACTCAAATCCAACGACAAGAGTTTCCCAAGCGGTTCAGAGAACGTGTaagatatttgaaatttaatcacactaataaatttatgagattaaatttattcgtcattgcttattactaattaatatcACTTGTGTGTCATTATAGATGAATAGATTGAAAGTTAACGAGTCATCAGAAGCTATTAAACAGTTATGGTCATTAGCAAATAGTCCTAAACCGCATGTGAAGGAGTACACAGTTTGTATGGTCAATGGTATAAAGTTCCATACAAAGGACCTAGACAATCGTCGTGTAACCCAAAACAGTGGTGTATGTACCGAAGGGGACCATGAGGGAGAAACGCACAACTTCTATGGTCATGTGTGCAAAATTTGGGAATTAGAGTATATGTTTCGCCATAAAGTTGTTTTGTTCCAGTATGAATGGTACAATACTGGTACCAATGGTCGAAGGAGAACGATAAGAACCGATGCACACTGCACGAGTATTGATGTTACAAGTCGGTGGTATCAAAATGACCCCTTTATACTTCCTAGTCAAGCGAAACAAGTTTTCTACCTTCAAGATACCAAATTGCGTGAC
This genomic window contains:
- the LOC126695704 gene encoding uncharacterized protein LOC126695704, with the protein product MDKSWMTMGKTPDGRLSRPYIEGVNAFINFAKAVVDLSGNIPCPCIHCVNCYRQSLHTVRIHLLHRGIMQSYINWHNHGESRVLNENIHDNEMSDGDHMDGIDALVGDRIRGEPRNVIEDEEVHHFDKLEEDAKRKLYPGCTDYSILKFVIEMLNVKVMTNLSNKGLDMMLELLTKVLPKGNLIPRSTYEAKKILRDLGMSYEHIDACKNDCALFWKENENLDKCPVCEAPRYKDTRAQGKKISHKVLRYFPLTPRLRRLYMSSQRAKDMRWYIDKRVDDGIMRHPADNEEWKEFDLQYPDFALEPRNVRLGLATDGFNPFGNINNNYSMWPVILIPYNLPPWLVMKEPYFMLSLLILGPHQPGNEIDIYLKPLVDELKELWEEGVETYDAYSKEHF